In one window of Tenacibaculum mesophilum DNA:
- a CDS encoding UDP-2,3-diacylglucosamine diphosphatase, producing MKKHKKRKLDIAVISDVHLGTFGCRATELNNYLKTINPKILILNGDIIDIWQFNKRYFPKPHMKVIKQLMNFITSGTKVYYITGNHDEMLRRFKGFRLGSFEIVNKVVLDIDGKKGWFFHGDVFDVTMQHSKWLAKLGGKGYDFLILINTAVNWCSHKLGYGRLSFSKKIKNSVKSAIKFINNFETTAADIAIDEGYDYVVCGHIHQPEIRSIKTEKGSTVYLNSGDWIENLTALEYKNKTWSLYEYEKDEIAKNIHLNYSVKDLELISSEHNNSELFTELLKEFNIKTQ from the coding sequence ATGAAAAAACACAAAAAACGTAAATTAGATATTGCTGTAATATCAGATGTACATTTAGGAACTTTTGGTTGTAGAGCTACTGAACTCAATAATTATCTAAAAACCATCAACCCTAAAATATTAATTTTGAATGGTGATATTATTGATATTTGGCAATTTAACAAACGTTACTTTCCTAAACCACACATGAAAGTCATTAAGCAACTGATGAATTTCATCACTTCTGGAACAAAAGTGTATTACATCACAGGAAATCACGATGAAATGCTACGTAGGTTTAAAGGTTTTCGCTTAGGAAGCTTTGAAATCGTGAACAAAGTAGTACTTGATATTGATGGTAAAAAGGGATGGTTTTTTCACGGAGATGTTTTTGATGTTACCATGCAACATTCAAAATGGCTTGCTAAATTAGGAGGTAAAGGGTACGATTTTTTAATCCTAATAAATACCGCTGTTAACTGGTGTAGTCATAAATTAGGTTATGGTCGATTATCTTTTTCAAAAAAAATTAAAAACAGTGTAAAAAGCGCCATTAAATTCATTAATAATTTTGAAACAACTGCTGCAGACATTGCAATTGATGAGGGATATGACTATGTAGTATGCGGTCATATTCATCAACCAGAGATAAGATCCATAAAAACTGAAAAAGGAAGTACTGTATACTTAAATTCTGGTGACTGGATAGAAAACTTAACTGCTCTGGAATACAAAAACAAAACGTGGTCTTTATATGAATATGAAAAAGATGAGATCGCTAAAAATATTCATTTAAACTACTCTGTAAAAGATCTAGAGCTCATTAGTTCTGAACACAATAATAGCGAACTTTTTACAGAGCTCCTCAAAGAGTTTAACATTAAAACCCAATAA